A single Cannabis sativa cultivar Pink pepper isolate KNU-18-1 chromosome 7, ASM2916894v1, whole genome shotgun sequence DNA region contains:
- the LOC133029234 gene encoding uncharacterized protein LOC133029234: MHWTLVVVAPRKIIHLNPVKGRPIPEEIEQMIGRAFMYIGDAHQYLGPWQGISQANCPRQPKSQECGFYVLKYITDIVARANPNRYIEDQKAFGGKKQYDPKTELLPLQRKWIEQLMAVIHGDD; the protein is encoded by the exons atgcattggacgctagtggtggttgcgccaaggaaaattatccatttaaaccctgtaaaaggccgcccaattcccgaagaaatagaacaaatgatcggaag ggcattcatgtatataggggacgcacatcagtatcttggcccgtggcaaggaatttcacaagcaaactgtccaagacaacctaaaagccaagaatgcggtttttatgttttgaaatatatcactgacatcgtcgcacgtgccaaccccaaccgttacatagaagatcaaaaagct tttgggggtaagaagcaatacgatccaaaaacagaattgttaccactacagcgaaagtggatcgaacaattgatggcggtgattcacggtgacgattga
- the LOC133039887 gene encoding uncharacterized protein LOC133039887, with amino-acid sequence MANSESGSDSGAENECPTTIPTRGPTQMNEISKLMDQGKRVALEVNDKGQYCGKSYAKLVSTLGVRCRQTIGLAYKNWKEVNQTLKNKVWKDIQTGFIVPDTFKHDCLILAGKLMKDFKNRMTKDIIMPALKENDLGRLAQVPEKHPEIDAADWSKFVESRLTPKFLVR; translated from the exons atggcgaactcggaatcaggatctgattcgggagcagaaaatgagtgtccaaccacaatacctacacgagggccgacgcaaatgaatgaaatatccaaactaatggatcaaggcaaaagagtggccctcgaagttaatgataaaggtcaatactgtggaaaaagctacgcgaagctcgtatccactctgggagtcagatgtcggcagacaatagggttggcttataaaaattggaaagaagtcaaccagactctgaaaaataaagtttggaaagacattcag acggggttcattgtgccggacaccttcaaacatgattgtctcatcctagctgggaagttaatgaaagacttcaagaataggatgacaaaagacatcataatgcccgcgttgaaagagaatgatctgggacgactggcacaagtccctgaaaagcacccggagatcgacgctgctgattggtccaaatttgttgaaagtcgactaactcctaaatttctggtacgctaa
- the LOC115697019 gene encoding cannabidiolic acid synthase-like 1: MKYYLAFFSLLSFCIIVTNASQPHEDFLQCLSHNISNTTTLAELTYTRNDSSFISVMSSNIQNLRFSFPSTPKPLVIVTPSNASHVQASVYCSKIHGLEIRTRSGGHDFEGLSYVSEVPFVIIDLRNLSSINVNVDEKTAWVEAGATIGEVYYRIAEKSRNLGFPAGFCPTVGVGGHFSGGGYGPLVRKYGLAADNIIDAYIVNVDGKILDRESMGEDLFWAIRGGGAASFGIVLAWKIRLVPVPSTVTTFIVNRDLGQNETMKLVNKWQYIADKLDDDLVILIRFSTVNSTQNNKVILQAQFLSLFLGGVDNLLSLMEKSFPEFGLKREDCNEMSWIESVSYFAGFPIGAEMENLLNRTQQWLFSFKGKLDYVKKTIPENVLKTMLEKLYEEDVGVGFFQLFPYGGKMNEISESEIPFSHRAGNLYKILYYAQWVQKPGDDDDDDGSINWPRSVYKYMTPYVSKSPRSAYVNYRDLDLGKNNDKGPTSYTQASIWGRKYFGKDNFKRLVHVKTKVDPQNFFRNEQSIPPLPLPLPSP, from the coding sequence ATGAAGTACTACTTAGCTTTCTTTTCATTGTTATCTTTTTGCATTATAGTTACTAATGCTTCTCAACCACATGAGGACTTCCTTCAATGTTTGTCCCACAATATCTCAAACACAACCACTTTGGCTGAACTCACATACACTCGAAACGACTCGTCGTTTATCTCTGTAATGAGCTCCAACATACAAAACCTAAGATTTTCCTTCCCTTCAACTCCAAAACCACTCGTTATCGTTACACCTTCAAACGCCTCCCATGTCCAAGCCTCTGTCTACTGCTCAAAGATACATGGGTTAGAGATCCGAACACGAAGCGGTGGCCATGATTTCGAAGGCCTCTCTTACGTTTCTGAAGTCCCATTTGTCATAATAGACTTGAGAAACCTAAGTTCTATCAACGTAAACGTGGATGAAAAAACTGCTTGGGTTGAAGCCGGAGCTACCATTGGTGAAGTTTATTATAGGATTGCCGAGAAAAGTCGAAATCTCGGCTTTCCTGCTGGATTTTGCCCTACGGTAGGCGTTGGTGGACACTTTAGTGGAGGTGGCTATGGACCTTTGGTGCGAAAATATGGCCTAGCAGCTGATAATATCATTGATGCTTACATTGTTAATGTTGATGGGAAAATTCTTGATCGAGAATCAATGGGGGAGGATTTGTTTTGGGCCATACGTGGTGGTGGAGCAGCAAGCTTTGGAATCGTTCTCGCTTGGAAAATCAGATTGGTTCCTGTCCCATCAACAGTGACAACATTCATTGTTAATAGGGATTTGGGCCAAAATGAGACCATGAAGCTTGTGAACAAGTGGCAATACATTGCTGATAAGTTGGATGATGATTTGGTTATCTTAATTAGGTTCTCGACTGTGAATTCTACCCAAAATAATAAGGTTATACTCCAAGCTCAATTCTTGTCATTGTTTCTTGGTGGAGTGGATAATCTTCTTTCATTAATGGAAAAGAGTTTTCCTGAGTTTGGTTTGAAAAGAGAAGATTGCAATGAAATGAGCTGGATTGAGTCTGTTTCTTATTTTGCTGGATTCCCTATTGGAGCTGAGATGGAAAACTTGCTTAATAGAACTCAACAATGGTTGTTTTCATTCAAAGGTAAACTTGACTACGTGAAGAAAACTATACCAGAAAATGTATTGAAAACAATGCTTGAAAAGTTATATGAAGAAGATGTTGGAGTGGGATTCTTTCAGTTGTTTCCTTATGGTGGGAAAATGAATGAGATTTCTGAATCAGAGATTCCATTCTCCCATAGAGCCGGAAACCTCTACAAAATTCTCTACTATGCTCAATGGGTTCAGAAACCaggagatgatgatgatgatgatgggagTATCAATTGGCCTAGAAGTGTTTACAAGTACATGACTCCTTATGTGTCCAAAAGCCCAAGAAGTGCATATGTAAACTATCGAGATCTTGACTTGGGTAAAAATAACGACAAGGGACCCACGAGTTACACACAAGCAAGTATTTGGGGTAGAAAGTATTTCGGGAAAGACAATTTCAAGAGGTTAGTTCATGTGAAGACTAAAGTTGATCCCcaaaatttcttcaggaatgAACAGAGCATTCCACCTCTTCCACTACCACTGCCAAGTCCATAA